The Paraburkholderia hospita DNA segment GGCGAGCGCAGCCCGGTGTGGGACGCGAAGGCGAGCGGTGCGTTTGTCGGGTTGAACCTATATCACACGCGGGCGCATCTGTATCGCGCGGTGCTCGAAGGCGTTGCGTACGCGTTGCAGCACAACATCGTCGCGGGGCGCAAGGGCGCGAAGTCACTCGACGACAAGCTGATCGTCGTCGGCGGCGCCGCGCATTCGGACCTGTGGATGTCGATCATTGCGGACATCACGGGCTTTCCCGTCTACACGATCGAGCAGGACGTGGAAGCGGCAATGGGCGCGGCGCTGCTTGCCGCGTACGGCACGAAGCTGATTTCGCAGGAAACGGCGCGCGGCGGCTGGGTGAAGCTGATCGAGCGCGCGAAGCCCGATCCTGCGCGGCAGGCGGTGTACGCGGAGCGCTTTGGCATTTATACGGACCTGTATCCGGCGTTGAAGCCGGTCATGCATCGGCTGCAAGCGAAATGAAGACGATCTTCGATTTTTCCGGGCGCTCGATACTCGTGACGGGGGCATCGAGCGGCATTGGCCGCGTGACGGTGGAGATGTTGTGCGCGAGCGGCGCGCAGGTTGTTGCGGCGGCGCGCAATGTCGGCGAACTTGCACGTCTTGCGGAGGAGACGGGGTGTGAGCCCCTGGTGCTCGATGTCGGTGATGAGGCTGCGATTGATGAGGCGCTTGCGTCGCTCGATGTGTTCGATGGGCTCGTGAATTGTGCAGGCACGGCGATGCTTGAACGTGCGATTGATACGACTGCGTCGAGCTTTGATTCTGTGATGAGCGTTAATGCTCGCGGCGCGATACTGGTTGCGCGGCATGTGGCGCGGGCGATGATCGATGCCAAGCGCGCAGGCAGTATTGTTAATGTTTCTAGCCAGGCGGCGCTTGTTGGGCTTGAGGATCATTTGAGTTATTGCGCTTCTAAAGCTGCGATGGATGCGATTACGCGGGTTTTGTGTGTCGAGCTTGGGGGGTATGGGATTCGCGTGAATAGCGTTAATCCGACTGTCACTTTGACGCCGATGGCGGTGAAGGCATGGAGCGAGCCTTCGAAACGCGATCCTGCGTTGCAGGCTATTCCGCTTAAGCGGTTCGCTGAACCGCGGGAAGTTGCTGAGCCGATATTGTTTTTGCTTAGTGATGCGGCTTCTATGATCACTGGCGTGACTTTGCCAATCGATGGGGGGTATACCGCCAGGTGATTTTTTGGGTTTGGTGGTTTGGTTTTGTTTGCGACGCTGGGTGGGTTGCTTGTGTTTGCGCTGGCATCCGCGTGATGGTGTTGGCCGTTCAAGCGTCGCCCCTGTGCGGGGCGGCACCTACTTTTCTTTGCCGCCGCGTAACTATTCAGCGGTAACCAGAGGCGAAACGACGAATCCGGCAAAGCCCAATGCCAGCGCATCGATCAGCGAACGGTTCTGCTTGCGTAAGGTGGCAAGGTAGGAGCGGATTGTGCAGAACGCCTCCATGCCCGATTCCGAGCGGAAGCACCCGGAGATCTTCTGTTTGAGTTTGGGCATGCGGATATCGCGTTCGGCCTGGTTGTTGTCGAACGGTACGCGGTGATCGGTAATGAAACGCCACACCTCATCGGCATATTTGTGAAGCCGTGTGAGCAGGTTGCAGGTAAAGCTTTGCCTGATCCTGCCGCGGCGTTCCTGGCGCCCGGGCTCACGTGCCTGCTGCGGATTGAGCTTGCGCGCCTGTGCGATCAGGACGCGGCTGCGCCGTGCGTAATAGCGTTGGCGCGCCTGGCTCAGCGCGGTGTTTCCTGACGCCCGACTGAGGTCGACCTCGCGCTTTGCCTGGCAAAGCAGATCAATCATCTGCTGGGCCCAAGGTTGCTGCGTGGACTCCTGGACGAACACCAGTTCGCGCAGATGATGAGCATTGCACAGCGCGTGCTCACACTCATAGCCGGCATATGGCCGCCAGCCGTCATGGACCGCGATTCCCGTAAAGCCGGGAAGAATGCCGAAGCTGTCCAGCGCCTCGCTGCCGCGCTTGCGGTGCGCGCCATACCAGCTCAACGCGTGCGTCGAGGCGACATGCAGCCAGTGGGACTCGCGCCCCACGCGCATACAGCTCTCATCGAAATGCACTACGGGTTGCCCGCGTAGCGCCTGCTCGATCTGTTCGACCGCCGGCGCCAGTATCTGCGCGGCCTGATCAATGCTGTGCTGGACGGTTCCCGTACCCACATGCAGACCAAACAGGTCTTTTAACGCCTGGGCGGTACGCGCAACCGGCAACTGCTGGTATTGCGTCAGATAGACGGCCGCGGCGCGAATCTGGGGGCCGTACTGAACCGCCTGGCTCACGCCCTTGGGAAATGCGCCCGAGTGATGTTTGCCGCAGCGGCACTGCGCGATCTGCACGCGATGCTCGGTCACCTCAAAGCGCGTGGGCGGCAGATCGATCACCTGACGGCCTTCGGGCAACACGGTGACGCTGGCTGCCGCGATCCGCCTCCTACATGCATCGCACACCCGCGTCACCGGGTGAATCTCGATGTGATCGGGTTGCGCGACGCGTTTGAGCGTCTTGCCCTTGTGCCCCGGTTGCGCGCCAGGCCTGGCGCCGCTCGTGCCGCGCAATGACTTCGGCTTGCGTCTTGGACCATCGCTTGACGGCGGCTTGCTGGAGTTATGACTGTCCTTCTCAAGCTTTGCCTCAAGCTCGTTCAGACGCCTCACCAGATCAACGATGAGTGCGTCCTTCTGCTCCGGTGTCAGGTCCTTGATGTCGGGCATCTTCGTCATGTCCCTCACTATGCATAGCCTGGTAGCAGTTTACAAGCGCTGAATAGTTACGCCGCCGCAAAGAAAAGTAGGCAAAAGAAAGCGGCTCACACCGCCAGCACTTGTTCTTATCCACGGGCCCCCAACGTCCCCACGCTTCACATGACAGTGCCCTGGTCGGTGCTCGTTGCCAACGCTTCGAATGAACGCCTCACCCACTTCAAACACCCGCACACGTGCTAGCGCCAGCGAACGGTTACTGCCGTCCAGGTGGCAAACTGTGTGTAGGTTGTCGCGTCGTATAACTTGGCGCTCTTACAGGATGGGACGCGGGCGCTATCGGTCCGAAGTGAGGCATGTGGAGCACTTGGGCCGACACACAGTTTGCCACCTGGGCGGCGGTGGACTATCTGGCAAGGCATGCTGAAACGCGGGAGCGTGAAGCGGGTGAGGCGCACTGGAAGAGCGCTGGCAACGAACTTGAATCGAGAAGTTGCCGCGTGAAGTAAGGGACCGGTTGGGGTCCCTCAGGCAGGAAGAAATGTTGGCGGTGTTAGCCGCTTTCTTTTGCCTACTTTTCTTTGCGGCGGCAAAGAAAAGTAGGTGCCGCCCCGCACAGGGGCGACGCATGAAGCGCGAAGGCAAAACGCGGATGCCAGCGCAAACACAAGCAAACCAAACCAGCAGTCGCAAGACAAAAAACCTAGAGCAACGTCCTCACATGCCAAAGCTCAGGAAACAGCACAACATCAAGCATCTTGCGCAGATAAGGAGCGCCTGCAGTCCCACCAGTCCCTTGCTTAAACCCAATAATCCGTTCAACGGTAGTCACATGTCGAAACCGCCACTGCCGAAAGGCATCCTCAAGATCGACGAGTTCTTCAGCCATCTCATACAGTTCCCAATGCTGGGAAGGATTCCGATAAACCTCAAGCCAGGCGGCTTCAACCGAAGCATCATGCTGAGTAGGCAGTGTCCAATCCCGCTCGAGCCGTGAGGCATCAATAGCAAACCCCCGCCTCGCCAGCAAACGAACCACTTCGTCATAAAACGAAGGCGCCTCGAGTGCCGCTTTCACTTCGGCAAACACATCGGCGTGATGCGCATGAGGCTTGAGCATCTGCTCATTCTTATTCCCGAGCATAAACTCCAGCTCACGATACTGATAAGACTGAAACCCCGACGAACTGCCAAGAAACGGCCGCATCGCCGTATATTCCGAAGGCGTCATCGTCGACAACACACTCCACGCCTGCACAAGCTGCTCAAGAATCCGCGACACACGCGCAAGCATCTTGAACGCCGGCGGCAACTCATCACGATGCACTGAAGCAAGCGCGGCACGCAATTCATACAGCGCAAGCTTCATCCACAACTCGCTTGTCTGATGCTGAATGATGAACAGCATCTCGTTGTGATCCGGCGACAACGGATGCTGCGCATGCAGAATCGATCCAAGCGACAGATAGTCGCCATAGCTCATCGACTTCGAGAAATCGAGCTGTGCGTCGTGCCAGCCTTCGCTCTCATCGGCGGCCATGTGCGACGCGTGCGTCTCGCGCGGCGTCTGCGTGCCGCCATGCCCGAACGGGCAGCCTTGCGCGGGCTTGTCTTCCGTCATCTTCATGTGGTCGGTCATCGCGGGCTCCTCAGGTCACGGCGCCGCGTGCGGCAAATTCAGGCGCGCGCCAGATCTCGTGCTCGAGCACGTGTCGCAGATGCTCGACGGCATCCCACACATCGACAAAGCGCGTGTACAGCGGCGTAAAGCCGAAACGCAACACATGCGGCTCGCGATAATCGCCGATCACGCCGCGCGCGATCAGCGCCTGCATCACTTCATAGCCATGCGGATGCTCGAAGCTCGCATGCGAGCCACGTTGCGCATGCGCGCGCGGCGTCACGAGTTCGAGCGGAAATTCTTTGCAGCGCGTTTCCACCAGTTCGATGAAGAGATCCGTCAGCGCAAGCGACTTCTTGCGAATCGCCTGCATGTCGGTTTGCAGAAAAATGTCGAGCCCGCATTCGACCAGCGCCATCGACACCATCGGCTGCGTGCCGCATAAAAAGCGGCCGATGCCGTCGTCGGCTGCATAGGTCGGGTCCATTGCGAATGGCGCGCGATGTCCCCACCAGCCCGACAACGGCTGTTCGAAATCGCTCTGGTGACGATGCGGCACCCACGCGAACGCTGGCGAACCCGGACCGCCATTCAGATACTTGTACGTACAACCGACGGCACAATCCGCACCAACGCCGTTCAGATCGACCGGCACGGCACCCGCCGAATGCGCGAGATCCCACAGCGCGAGCGTGCCCTTGTCGTGGATCAGCTTCGTCAGCGCGGCCATGTCGTGCATATAGCCCGTGCGGTAGTTGACGTGCGTGATCATCGCGACGGCGACCTCGTCGGTGATGGCGGCGGGCAATTCGGACGGATCGTCGACGAGGCGCAACTCATAACCGCGATCCAGTTGTTTGATCAGCCCTTGCGCGATGTACAGGTCGGTCGGAAAGTTCGAGCGCTCCGACACGATCACGCGCCGCTTCGGGTCGCGCTTGTCCTGCATGCGCAGCGCCGCCGACAGCACCTTGAACAGGTTGATCGAAATCGTGTCGGTGACGACGACCTCGTTGTGCGCCGCGCCGATCAGCGCGGCGAGCTTGTTGCCCAGACGCCGCGGCAGCGAGAACCAGCCGGCCGTGTTCCAACTGCGGATCAGTCCTTCGCCCCATTCGGCGCCGATCACGGTCTGCGCGCGCTGCGCAGCCGCGGCGGGCGGCACGCCGAGCGAATTGCCGTCCAGATAGATGACGTTCGGCGCAAGCGCGAACTGGTCGCGCAACGGCGCGAGCGGGTCGGCTGCATCCAGCGCGAGTGCTTCTTCACGTTGATTCATGGTGTTCGTTCGGTCGAAAGAGTGCGTTTAAGCGGAATGTCGTTGTTCAGGAAGCGCGCGCAGCACGGCGCGCACCGGACTGGCGTCGAGCGTCGTCAGCTTGAGGGGCAGCGCGATCAGTTCGTAGTCGCCGGGCGCGACGGCATCGAGCACGATGCCCTCGAGAATCGCCATCCGGTGCGCGCGGATGCGGTGATGCGCATCCATCGTTTTCGATTCCTGCGGATCGAGCGACGGCGTGTCGATGCCGATCAGCTTCACACCGTGCGCGGCGAGCAGATCGATCGTGTCGGGCGCGACTGCGCAGAAATTGCTGTCCCACGCTGTAACAGGCGCTTCGCGGTAGGTGCGCAGCAGCACGCGCGACGGCACGCCGTCGAGCGACGCGGCAACATGCTCCGGGCTCACCAGCGGCGTCGCGCCGATACAGTGGATCACGCGACAGCGGCCGAGATACGCATCGAGCGGCACTGCGCCGATCGCGGCGCCGTCGGCGTCGTAGTGCAGTGGCGCGTCGGTGTGCGCGCCCGTGTGCGGCGAGAGCGTCAGCCGCGCGACGTTGACGGGCGAGCCTGCCTCCATCCGCCACACGCGCTCGATGCCCACGGGCGTGTCGCCCGGCCAGACGGGCGTCGCCGTATCGACGGCGGGCGTGATGTCCCAAAGCGTGTCCATTCGTCTCCTATTGACCACAGTTGGCGCCTCAGCGTCTTACTCTGATCCCATGCAAGTGCCGTTGTTCTGCAACCTTCATTGGATAATAGGCGGCATCAGACGAAATGTGCTTGCTAAAAAAACTGTTTATTTCGCCCCCTTTGGAACATAATTTGAGGCAAATGGGAAAGGGAGACCGAAAATGAACGCGATCTCACTGGACGCCACCGATTGCCGTATCTTGACGGTGCTGCAGCACGAAGGACGAATCAGCAATCTGGATCTGGCGGAGCGCATCTCGCTTTCGCCGTCCGCGTGTCTACGACGTTTGCGCCTGCTGGAAGAGCAGGGCGTGATCGAGCGTTATCGCGCGTGCCTGAACCGCGAAGTGCTGGGGTTCGAACTGGAAGCGTTCGTGCAGGTATCGATGCGCAACGACCAGGAGAACTGGCATGAGCGCTTCGCCGACGCGCTGCGCGACTGGCCGGAAGTGGTCGGCGCGTTCGTCGTGACGGGGGAGACGCATTATCTGCTGCGGGTGCTCGCCCACAATCTCAAGCACTATTCGGATTTCGTGCTCAGCCGCCTGTATAAGGCGCCGGGCGTATTGGACATCCGCTCGAACATTGTGCTGCAGACGCTGAAGGAAGATTCGGGCGTGCCCGTCGCGCTGGTAGCGAGCTCAACAAAGGCGCAACAACCAGGCTAGCGGCACCGGGGCGGGCGGAAAACCGCGCCTTTCGTCGCACGCAAAAGCGCCGGCCTGTCAGCCGAGCCGCTTCAGGCCGTGAAAATCGCCGTTCTGGAACACGAGTGGTTCGGTTTCGCTGGCCTGATCGTGGACGCCGCAGCGCTCCACTTCACCGACAAAAATGACGTGATCGCCTTCGTCGTAGCGGCTGCGGTTATGGCATTCGAACCATGCGAGCGCGCCGTCGAGCACGGGCATGCCCGTGTCGCCCGCCGCATGCGACACCCCTTCGAAGCGGTCGCCCTTGACGGTTGCAAAGCGCTTGCACAGATCGAGCTGCGTCGAGGCCAGCACATTGACGACATAATGACTGTTCGAGCGGAACACGGGCATCGAGGCCGAGCGTGTCGCAAGACTCCACAGCACGAGCGGCGGCGCCAGCGAGACGGAATTGAATGAACTGGCCGTGATGCCGATCAACGCGCCAGACGGCGCACGTGTCGTAATGACGGTGACGCCCGTCGCGAACTGGCTGAGCGCGCGGCGAAAAGCGCCGTTGTCGAAATTGGGCGGGTTGGCGTGCTTCATCGGCTGATGCATTCTGGCGAATGGACCGCTTGATGAAGCGACCAGAGGGAAAAAAACGGTTCGAAGGTCATGTAGAAATTCGGCGAATTGTCCCAATTTTAACTGCAATCGCAGAGGGCCAGGCGCGAGCGCGTGGCGGGACAAGGGCGGCCGCATGGTACGGATGGTGCGTGCGGGCTGCATGAATCCCGAAAAGGGCGGAGTATTGCGCCGGTCGGATGCGGTGAAGCATCGGGTGTCCACAGTGACTGCGGCGAGCCCAGCGCGTTTTTGTCCGAAGGGCAAGCGTCGCGGCGAGCCAAATTCAAGGAGCGAGCATGAGTCAGTCAGTCGAGACCGCCACGCTGGGCGGCGGGTGTTTCTGGTGTCTGGAGGCGGTGTATCTGGGCGTCGATGGGGTGACGTCGGTGGAATCGGGGTATGCGGGCGGGCAGGTCGACAATCCGTCGTACGAGCAGGTCTGCGACGGCGACACGGGGCACGCGGAAGTCGTCAATGTCGAGTTCGATCCGGCGCGCATCACTTACCGCGAGATCCTCGATATTTTCTTCGCGATCCATGATCCGACCCAGCTTAACCGCCAGGGAAACGATGTCGGCACGCAATACCGGTCGGTGATCTTCACCCACTCGGACGCGCAGCGCGACACGGCGTTGCAGGCGATCCGCGAGATCGGCGCCGAAGGCATCTACGACGGCCAGATCGTCACGCAGGTGCTGCCGCTGGACGGCAACTATTTTGCTGCCGAGGTGTATCACCAGAACTACTTCGCGCAGCATCCGGATCAGGGCTATTGCGCGTTCGTCGTCGCGCCGAAGGTGGCGAAGTTCCGGCAGAAGTTCGCGCATCGGATCAAGGCCGGCGCGTGAGCGCGGACTGATCGTCGCGCATTGATGTAGCAGCTTGCGCGGCGCAGGTCCTACGCGGACTGCGCCGCGTTTTCTTTTTGTGCGCCGCGAAGACGCTCGCAGGCGGCAGCGATTTGCGCCGCGAGCTTTACGCAGGTCAGCGGCGCGGAGCCTTCGGCCTTGTTGTTCGCGGCGATCAGCACCGGCTGGCCTGCAATCGCGTAACGCGCCGCCAGCTCGGCGAGCGCGGTGCGGGTGTCGGGGTCTTCGTCGACGAGTTTGTCGAACGGTTCGTACTTTGCTTTTGCCTGTTCGTACTTGAAGCCGCCGTGCAGGCTCCAGCGCACGATCAGCGGCCCTGACGGCGCTTCATCCAGCAACGCAAGCGCGGCGGCCTGCCGCGACGGATCGGGCATCCGCGCGTGAATGCCGACGCAGTAGCGCACGCCCGTCGCCTTTAGCGCGCGAATCAGGCGCGGCGTCAGCATCGACGCATCGCGGATTTCGACGGCGTAGCAGGTATCGCCTTCGAGCGGCGGCAGCGCCGCCAGGAACGCCGTCAGCCGGTCGACGAAGAGGGCCGGCCGCGCGAGCATTTCATTCGGCAGCGGCGAGAACTGGAACACGAGCGCGCCCGCTTTGGCGCCGAGCCCGTCGATACACGGCCGCACGAATTCGGCGATGGCCAGCTGGGCGTTCAGAAAGCAGGGATTCTCCGACACCGGCTCGCCGCGTTCGGCGCGCACGGTCGCGTCGGTGACGAGCGCGGGCGCCTTCACGATGAAGCGGAAATGGTCCGGCACCTGCTGCGCGTAACGCAGATAGTCGGTGAGCGTGAGCGGCGCGTAGAACGAGCGGTCGATGCTCACCGTGCGCAGCAGCGGATGCGCGCCGTAGGCGGTGAGGCCATCGCGCGAGAGCTTGCTGTTGCTGTAGTCGTCGCCGTAGACGATGCCTTTCCAGCCGGGAAAGGACCATGTCGAGGTGCCGAGATGCACTTGCGGCGGCAACTGGCTGGCGAGGTGAATGACTTCGTCGGAAGGCGGCGCGGCGAGAACATCGCGGGCGCGGCGCTTTTTCGGTGGCGCGTCGCTGGGCGCGGCAGCCGTTTCCGACGAAGCTTTGGGTACGGAAGCAACGGCGACAGGCGCCTGCTCGACGGGATTGCCGAACATGTCGAGTTGCAGGGAGGCGTCGGGCGTTTCGGGTGCCGCTTCTTCTTCCATCGATCCGTTACGAGAGACAGTGCGCTGACGCTGATGAACTACGTCCGCCTCGGGCCGATGCATGAGCGCCACGGGCCCGAAGCGGAATCCAGTCAGCGATTTTACAGCGCCTTCTCGTACATGAAGCGGCGCGACCAGGGCAGCGTCGTCGCGCTGCGGCCCGCCTTGCGGCACACCACCTGATAGATCGATACGTCGTCGTTCTCGAACGCATACGCGCAGCCCGCGAGGTACACGCGCCAGATGCGGAATCTCTCGTCGTCGACGAGCGACTTCGCTTCTGCCGCTCTCGCCTCGAAGTTCTCGGCCCAGATGTCGAGCGTGCGCGCGTAGTGGCGGCGCAGGCTTTCGATATCGAAAGCTTCAAGCCCGCCGCGCTGCATCGTTTCGAGCGCGAGACTGATGTGCGGCAACTCGCCGTCGGGGAATACGTATCTGTCGATGAACTCGCCGCCGCCCAGCGCCGTTTCACCGCTGTTGTAATCGGTCGACGTGATGCCGTGATTCATCGCGATGCCGTCATCCGCGAGCAGGTCGTGAATCTTCTGGAAGTAGCCGGGCATATTCTTTCGGCCCACGTGCTCGAACATGCCGACACTCGTGATGCGGTCGAACTGCCCCTGGACGTCACGGTAGTCCTGCAGCCGGATTTCGATCTGGCCTTCGAGACCGGCTGCTTTCACGCGCTGCGTCGCGAGGTCGAACTGGTTCTGCGACAGCGTCACGCCCACGCACTTCGCGCCGAACTTCTGCGCCGCGCGCAGCACGAGCGCGCCCCAGCCGCAGCCGATATCGAGCAGACGCTGGCCCGGCTGCACCTGGATCTTCGTCAGGATGTGATCGATCTTCTTGATCTGCGCGGTGGCGAGGTCTTCGTCGCCGTTCTCGAAATACGCGCACGAGTACACCATGTTCTCGTCGAGCCACAGCTTGTAGAACTCGTTCGAGACGTCATAGTGATACTGGATCGCCTTCTTGTCCGACGTTTTCGAGTGGTTGAAATAGCGCCGCACGCGCGCGAGCTTGCTCGCGCTCGTTACCGTGCTGCGCGCCAGCGAATAGCTGATGTTGATGATGTCCGACAGCTTGCCTTCGATGTCGATCTTGCCCTTCACGTACGCCTCGCCCAGATTGTCCAGGCTCGGTTCGAGCAGTAGCGGCAGCGCGGACGCGCTATTCACTTTCAGTGTGACCTGCGGCGCGGCGAACGTGCCGAAGTCATGTTGCTGGCCATCCCATAACACCAGGCGCGCCGGGATATTGGCCTTCGTTTTTACTTCGTCTACCCACTGCGCCAGCTTCTTCTCCCAGAACATGTGATTTCTCCGTGTCCAATGAATCAAAGCAAAGCCTGTCGAACCACAGTGCGCAGCGCGCGAGCCGGCCTTGGCCGCGCTGTCTGATGTGGAGCCGCGCGCACGCGATTCTGCCGTCGGCGCAACGCGTCATGCAATGTGAAGCAGGACGGGCCGCGCGCCGGTGCATCGATGTGTCAGGGCGACAGACGGGCGATCGTCCAGTCGGCGCTGCCGCTACGCGTGTAGAGCAGCCGGTCGTGCAGACGTGAAGGCCGTCCTTGCCAGAATTCAATCGCGTCGGGAATCAGGCGATAGCCGCCCCAGTGCGGGGGCCGGGGCGGACTGTCCCCGTATTGTGCAATGAATTCGCGTTCTCGCGCTTCCAAAGCGGCACGGCTTTCAATCACCTTGCTCTGCTCGGACGCCCATGCGCCGATGCGCGAGCCGACGGGACGCGATGCGAAGTATGTGTCGCTTTCAGCGTCGCTCGTCTTGACGACTGCGCCCTCGACGCGCACCTGGCGCTCGAGTTCGATCCAGTAGAAAAGGAGGCTTGCGTGTGGGTTCTGCGCGAGGTCGAGGCCCTTGCGGCTCTCGTAGTTCGTGAAGAACACGAACCCGCGCTCGTCGACACCCTTGATCAGTACGATGCGCGCCGAAGGCCGGCCGCGCGGGTCGACCGTCGCAAGCGTCATCGTGTTCGGTTCGGGGAGTTGCGCGTCGATGGCCTGTTTGAACCATACGTCGAACTGACGGAACGGGTTCGGGTCGGCGTCGGCAATGTCCAGCGAACCGAGCGAATAGTTTTTGCGAAGGTCGGCAAGAGTGCTCATGTTTTTATGCAAGCGCTACAGTGTGGAACCAGTATAGCGAAGGACAAAGTTTTCTGCGTTGAGGCGTGTCGTGTGGGCCGCGCGTTGAAGCTGCTGACGCCGCAATCCGCGGGCGTGCGCCGGCGCGATCAGGCAAAATACAGGGTTGAAAGCATGCAGATATCCGCAGGATATTGCAATGCCGTAGTCCGAATCAGCGAAGCTACCCATCATGTCCACGCCTCTCGTCACCGAGCATTCCGATATTACTACCGACTCCAGCGCGCATGAAACCGCCGACCGCGCCCGGCGTTTCGGCGGCGTCGCGCGCCTGTACGGCGCGCCGGCGCTCGCCGCGTTCGAGCGCGCGCACGTTGCCGTGATCGGCATTGGCGGCGTCGGCTCGTGGGCGGCGGAAGCGCTCGCGCGCACGGCGATCGGCCGGATCACGCTGATCGATCTCGACAACGTCGCCGAGAGCAACACGAACCGGCAGATTCACGCGCTCGACGGCAACTACGGCAAGCCCAAGGTCGATGCGATGGCCGAGCGCATCCGGTTGATCGATCCGCAGTGCGATGTGCGCGTGATCGAAGATTTTATCGAGCCGGGCAACTTCGACACGGTGCTGGGCGGCGGCTTCGACTACGTGGTCGATGCGATCGACAGCGTGCGCACGAAGACGGCGCTGATCGCGTGGTGCGTCGAGCACAAGCAGCCGTTGATCACGGTCGGTGGCGCGGGCGGCCAGCTCGATCCGACGCGTATCCGTATCGACGATCTCGCGCAGACCATTCAGGACCCGCTGCTGTCGAAAGTGCGCGGCCAGTTGCGCAAGCAACATGGCTTTCCGCGTGGGCCGAAAGCGAAGTTCAAGGTGAGCGCGGTGTATTCGGACGAGCCGCTGATCTATCCGGAAGCGGCCGTCTGCGATATCGACGAAGAAGCTGAGCACGTCACGACGTCGCCCGGTCATCATGGCCCTGTGGGCCTGAACTGCGCGGGCTTTGGATCGAGCGTGTGCGTGACGGCGAGCTTCGGCTTTGCGGCCGTGGCGCATGTGCTGCGCGCGCTGGCGAAGAACGCGGCCTGAAGCGCGGCGGCTTACGCTTTCTCGCCTGAATGAAAAAACGCGGCACATGGCCGCGTTTTTCATGGTCGAGCGAGAACGATCAGTTCAACAACGCACTCAGCTTGCGGCGCCATTTCGCGACCAGTTCCGGCTGATGCGCGGCGAGATCGAACACGGACAACATCGTCTTGCGGCCGATGTCTTCGCGGAACGTGCGGTCACGCGTGACAATGGCAAGCAGATGCTCGAGCGCCGGATCGTACTTGCGCCGGGCAATGAGCGCGCTTGCCAGATCGAAGCGCGCTTCGAGGTCGTCGGGATTGCTGGCGACGGCGGCTTCGAGCGCATCCGTGGGCGGCAGGTCGGAGGCGGCGTCGACGGCATCGAGCCGCGTCTTGATCGCGTTGTAGCGCGCGTCGATGCCCTGCGTCGTTTTGGGCGACAGCAGATCGTTTTCCTTCTGCGCTTCTTCGGCGCGGTTGTCTTCGAGCAGCAGCTCCATCAGATCGAGCCGTGCTTCGTCGAAACCCGGGTCATAGGCGAGCGCGGCCTTGAGCGCGTCGTACGCATCCTCGCGGCGGCCTTCGGCGATCGCTACGGCCGCTTCCGCGCGCGACGCTTCCGCGCCGTCCGGCACGAGGCGGTCGAGGAACTCGCGTAACTGGCCTT contains these protein-coding regions:
- a CDS encoding DUF72 domain-containing protein, with protein sequence MEEEAAPETPDASLQLDMFGNPVEQAPVAVASVPKASSETAAAPSDAPPKKRRARDVLAAPPSDEVIHLASQLPPQVHLGTSTWSFPGWKGIVYGDDYSNSKLSRDGLTAYGAHPLLRTVSIDRSFYAPLTLTDYLRYAQQVPDHFRFIVKAPALVTDATVRAERGEPVSENPCFLNAQLAIAEFVRPCIDGLGAKAGALVFQFSPLPNEMLARPALFVDRLTAFLAALPPLEGDTCYAVEIRDASMLTPRLIRALKATGVRYCVGIHARMPDPSRQAAALALLDEAPSGPLIVRWSLHGGFKYEQAKAKYEPFDKLVDEDPDTRTALAELAARYAIAGQPVLIAANNKAEGSAPLTCVKLAAQIAAACERLRGAQKENAAQSA
- a CDS encoding SAM-dependent methyltransferase — its product is MFWEKKLAQWVDEVKTKANIPARLVLWDGQQHDFGTFAAPQVTLKVNSASALPLLLEPSLDNLGEAYVKGKIDIEGKLSDIINISYSLARSTVTSASKLARVRRYFNHSKTSDKKAIQYHYDVSNEFYKLWLDENMVYSCAYFENGDEDLATAQIKKIDHILTKIQVQPGQRLLDIGCGWGALVLRAAQKFGAKCVGVTLSQNQFDLATQRVKAAGLEGQIEIRLQDYRDVQGQFDRITSVGMFEHVGRKNMPGYFQKIHDLLADDGIAMNHGITSTDYNSGETALGGGEFIDRYVFPDGELPHISLALETMQRGGLEAFDIESLRRHYARTLDIWAENFEARAAEAKSLVDDERFRIWRVYLAGCAYAFENDDVSIYQVVCRKAGRSATTLPWSRRFMYEKAL
- the pdxH gene encoding pyridoxamine 5'-phosphate oxidase, with the translated sequence MSTLADLRKNYSLGSLDIADADPNPFRQFDVWFKQAIDAQLPEPNTMTLATVDPRGRPSARIVLIKGVDERGFVFFTNYESRKGLDLAQNPHASLLFYWIELERQVRVEGAVVKTSDAESDTYFASRPVGSRIGAWASEQSKVIESRAALEAREREFIAQYGDSPPRPPHWGGYRLIPDAIEFWQGRPSRLHDRLLYTRSGSADWTIARLSP
- the tcdA gene encoding tRNA cyclic N6-threonylcarbamoyladenosine(37) synthase TcdA; protein product: MSTPLVTEHSDITTDSSAHETADRARRFGGVARLYGAPALAAFERAHVAVIGIGGVGSWAAEALARTAIGRITLIDLDNVAESNTNRQIHALDGNYGKPKVDAMAERIRLIDPQCDVRVIEDFIEPGNFDTVLGGGFDYVVDAIDSVRTKTALIAWCVEHKQPLITVGGAGGQLDPTRIRIDDLAQTIQDPLLSKVRGQLRKQHGFPRGPKAKFKVSAVYSDEPLIYPEAAVCDIDEEAEHVTTSPGHHGPVGLNCAGFGSSVCVTASFGFAAVAHVLRALAKNAA
- the trxA gene encoding thioredoxin, coding for MDTTLATFEKDVISASMLAPVLVDFWAPWCGPCKTLGPMLEKLEAEYEGKWRLVKVNVDENQELAAHFQVRSIPHVVAFADGRPVDQFIGVLPEGQLREFLDRLVPDGAEASRAEAAVAIAEGRREDAYDALKAALAYDPGFDEARLDLMELLLEDNRAEEAQKENDLLSPKTTQGIDARYNAIKTRLDAVDAASDLPPTDALEAAVASNPDDLEARFDLASALIARRKYDPALEHLLAIVTRDRTFREDIGRKTMLSVFDLAAHQPELVAKWRRKLSALLN